AAAGAACCCCTTTTCGCGCACTTTTGGAGATCGCCGACAGCATCGCTGGCATAATGGAGGAAACCAAGGCGCAAGGTGAAGCTACTACTAGAAACACCATCGCTTTATAGAAGGTTGCGCTCCAGCTCCAGTCCAGCAAAAATGGTGGAAGGAGAATCAGTGCCACGGTCGAGGCTACGACAACCCTTGCATAGATGGCTTCGAGTCTTTTTATAAAACGCTGCGAATTGGGAACTTCCGTTTCTGCCTCTTCTACCATTTTGATGATTTTGGCAAAAAGGGTGTTCTCAGCTGCTTTCGTTACTTCAATATAAAGGGGACCTTCTCCATTCACGGTGCCTGCAAAAACTTCGCTACCGACATATTTTTCAACGGGTACGGATTCTCCCGTAATGGAAGCCTGATCTACTGCCGACTCCCCCCGATATACCTTACCGTCTGCCGGAATCAAATCTCCCGGGCGTACAAGCAGCAGATCTCCGATCACCAGCTGGTCGATATGGACCTCATTCATACTTCCTTGTTCAATACGCATAGCCGTTGCCGGCTTGAGTGCCATCAGCGAGGAAATATCCTTTTTGCTGCGTTCCATCGTATAACTCTCTAAGGCTCCACTGAGTGCAAAAATGAAAATAAGCATGGCGCCTTCATTCCAGTACCCAATGGAAGCTGCACCTAGTGCGGCTGCAATCATTAATAGGTTCACATCGAGATCCCGTTCTTTGACGAGCGTTTCTACGCCTTCTTTTGCTTTATTCCAACCACCAATCGTATAAGAAATGACATAGAGTGCTATGGAAAGAATTTCTGACCATCCACCAACAGACCATGCTAAAAGCATAAGCAGTCCGCTGCCCAGAGCAGCCTGCATTTCGGAATTGCTAAGCATGGCACGCGGATCGAACCGGCGCTTTGGAGCGCCTGGCTTCTTCATACTGCCGGAAATAGATGATTGCTGAGGTAAATGTTTTGATGTTGCTTGCATAATAATCGCCGTCCTTTAAAGTTTTGTGTAGCGTTCCTTCTGTGACTCTTCTTCGCAACAAAACTTGCTTCGTAAGCATACGCTTTGTTTTGTGGAGCCTAACTTCAGCCAAGTGAGAATGAGAGCCATTATTAAGACCCCTAAAATGACACATGCTGCCCCGGCTTAGCCGGGACAGCATGATTGATAACTATAGGTAGTGAGAATGATAATCATTGTTGCGATAGTACAACTATATTTCCTTAGTGCAACTTATATTTTAATCATACCACCAGGAATGAAAAAGTAAAGCCTATCTGTTCAGCTAACCGCCCTAAATTTCAGAGTATATGTCAGCTGCTTGCTTAATGGCGGATTTTATCTAACAGTTCTGTTAGGACATGTTCCTCGACTGGAGTCGAATAAGATCCATCCTCAAAACGTTTCATCGAACCGATCCCCTCTTGGAATACAAACCGTATGCGCCCTTTGCGTACTTTTTTATCTGTATACATTTTATCGATTAGCATTCGGTTTGTAATGGTTGCTGGAATTTCAGTAGGCAGACCCGCCTTCTGTAGTAATGCAATCACCCGCTGAGTTTGGTTCGGAGTTACATATCCCAAGCGCTCTGCTAACTGCACCTGAATAGCAAGACCTATCGCAATAGCCTCACCATGTAACAATTCATAACCGCTTAAAGCCTCCAGCGCTCGACCCGCAGTATGCCCTAGATTAAGAATTTGCCGCAGATTGCTCTCCAATTCGTCCTTCTCTACCACACCGTACTTGATCTCACAATTATAAAGTGCAATCCGTTCGCAGACCTCTCGGTTTAATATAAGCTCTCCCTCTAAAGAAACAACTTGTTCCAAATTCTGCTCCAAATACTCAAAAAAACCTGCATCCGCCATGCAGGCATGTTTGATCGTTTCAGCTAAGCCGCTACGCAACTCACGAACCGGAAGTGTTCTCCATGTCGCTAAGTCGATGTACACCTTGCTGGGTTGATGAAATACACCGATTAGATTGGTAGCGACCGGTGTATTTACGCCTGTTTTTCCGCCAATGGATGCATCTGCTGCTGCTAATAAGGTGGTCGCATAGTTCAAACTCGGCACTCCCCGGCCAAATGTCCCTGCCAGAAAACCTGCCAAATCTGTTACCGCCCCGCCTCCAATCGCAATAATACAGCAATCTCGTCCATAAGAACGGCTTAATAGCTGATCCTCCAGCAACGCCTTCGTTTCACGGGTTTTGGATTTCTCTCCGGCGGGGAAAGAAAAAAGCTCCGCATGAAAATCATTCTGAATCAGCTGTTCCAGCAAGGCTTGTCCATAAAGTGCTTCAACTTTGGAATCCGTAATTATCACAAATTTGCTTACATTTTCTACGATACCTCGTTTTAAGTCCTCTATTAGTGCGCTAAATAAAGTTTCTCCGATCTCAATGTCGTAGGAGTGGTCAACAACCTTCTTCAGGGCAACTCTAAAATTTGCGGACATGTGCAGCGCCTCTTTTCAGTAGGATGCTAATAGATTCGATCCGCTAATATAATTATCCTTTTTATGTAAAATAAGTGAGAGTGCTGAAGGAACATTGTTCGCACAGCTTCTATTGAATAATGTCTCTGGAGTCCGAAGCTGTGCTCCAAAAGCATAAATCATACAAATAGGGTCCTCCGATTCCGTGTGCCCAAAGCAATGATGAATATTCTTTTAAAGGAAGCAGTCAAAACGCACAAAATGAAGAGCAGTGATCCTCCCATAACGGGAGAATCACTGCTCTGTCGTCTCACTTAGAATCGCAAGTGGCATATGGGACAGCCACTTCGTTGCTGTGTTACTGCCTTCCACCGGCGGCAGTATCCAGTGTTTCCTGCTGCCTGGCGATCCAGATCAGACAGGCTGCCCTAAGCAGCGCTTCGGTCCGCTGACCTGCGCTGCAAAAAATCCCGCTGAGGCCGATCTGATACAGATCAGCCAAAGCCGACGCCGCCGGAGTCCCCGCGGCGAGCACTACCGCCGCCGGCTTCACGCTCCGCACGGCGGCAAGGATCTCCCCCGCCGCCAGGGCGAAGCCCTCTGCGGCGGCACCTTCCGGCGCGAGCTCGCTCGCCGCGCCGTCGAGCACTAGGAAATCGGCGATGCGCGCGATTTCCGCGGCGGCGGCGGGCTCCACATCGGGCGCGATCAGCGCCCCGATGCGGCACGTCGCCGCATAAGCGTGGCCGAGTGTCTGATCGGCCACGAACTCGATGAATTCGCGCTTTGCTGCGAATTCGGCTCCGCTTGCGGTGTAGGCGACCAGCAGGTCAAGGCGACAATCGCCGCCTTGACGCTGGCTCTCCGCCACCGCAGTAAAAAGCGCTTCGAGCTGCGCGTCCTGAAGCGCGGCGAGCTTTGCGGGCTGCGCCGCAAGCTCCTCTGGATGCAGCAGGGTGACTGCTGCCCATTCACCATCCGGTGATTCCAGCAGAGCTGTGGTGGCTGCTTGCAATCGGTAATAGATCCGCTGCAGCATTCGATTAGCCTGCAGCTCATCCTCACTGGATAACCAATGCTCATAAAGACAAAACAGTTCAGGTTCAAGCAGCCATTCCTCACTTCGTATCAGACAAGGACCGGCTTGAACGGACCTTGCGCCTTCCCGTGTAATCGGACGCTCTTCTCGTTCTTCACGTCCTTCACGCAATACTAAGAAGGCCGACTGTTCTCCAGGTCGTTTAAAATAAGAACGGTTCAAAGGTTCTACAACATCCTTCTGCTCTACCCCGGTAATAAATTCTGCGGCAGCGGAGGCTACGGATCCGGCTTGGCTCATTTCCATCCCTACAGCCCGATCACCGGCCTTATACATGAACTTGAACGGGCGCTCTTCACTACTCCGAAAACCATCCTGCTGACGTTCACCCTTCATCTTCGCACCCACCCTTTATCTTTGGATTGCTGCCGGTACGCCAAGTTAATAAACATCATGCCACCGACATCTTATTACCACACTTATAAATACGGGAACCTCCCATGAAATATGCAAGCGTTGCCAAATGATGTGAATAATTTAGCCTTATTAAATAACAAAAAAAAGGCATCGCCGCATAGCAGCAAATGCCTTCCTTGAATTTCATTGTTCTATTGTTGACTGGCGGCGATTGCCTGCTCCAGATCATAAATAATATCATCAATAGATTCCGTACCAATCGATAAGCGGAGTAATTCCGGAGTTACTCCCGCTGTGGTTTGCTCTTCATCCGACAGCTGTGCATGTGTTGTGCTTGCAGGATGGATAATCAATGACTTGGAGTCACCGACATTCGCCAAATGCGAGAACAGCTTCACATTTTCAATCAGCTTGCGTCCCGCAGCACTTCCACCTTTAATACCGAAGGTAAGGATCGCTCCTTGACCTTTAGGTAAATACTTTTGCGCTAATTCATGAGATGGATGAGTAGGAAGTCCAGAATAACTTACCCATTCTACATCTGCGTGTGCCTCCAAATATTGCGCAACCTTCAGCGCATTCTGGCTGTGACGTTCCATCCGCAAATGGAGTGTTTCGAGCCCTTGCAGCAGCATCCAAGAGTTAAATGGTGAAATAGAAGCCCCTAGATCACGAAGCAGTTGAACACGGGCTTTAATAATATAAGCAATCGGACCCACAGCTTCCGTATAAACAACACCATGATAACTTGGATCAGGCTCTGTAAGTCCTGGGAACTTACCGCTTGCCTTCCAATCGAACTTACCACCATCCACAATAATTCCACCGATAGATGTACCATGCCCGCCGATGAATTTAGTTGCCGAATGAACAACGATGTCAGCTCCATGCTCAATCGGACGCAGTAAATATGGACTTGGGAACGTATTATCCACAATCAGAGGAATTCCGTGTTCATGCGCAATTGCTGCAACGGCTTCAATATCTAATACATTCCCCTGTGGGTTACCAATGGTTTCTGCATACAAAGCTTTGGTTTTATCATTAATCGCAGCACGGAAGTTCTCTGGATTGTCTGAATCCACAAAATGTACCTTAATGCCGAGCTTAGGCAGCGTTGTAGAAAATAAATTATAAGTTCCACCGTATAGGCTTGCCGCAGATACAATTTCATCCCCAGCACCAGCAATATTTAGAATAGAGAAAGAAATAGCCGCTGCCCCGGAAGCTGTAGCAAGTGCACCTGCTCCACCTTCAAGTGCTGCCAAACGCTGTTCAAATACATCTGTAGTCGGATTCATCAGCCGAGTGTAAATATTACCGAATTCTTTGAGCGCAAACAGATCCGCTGCATGATCAGCATCACGGAATCCATAAGACGTGGTCTGATAAAGCGGTACAGCACGTGCGAAAGTAGTTGGATCAATTTCCTGGCCTGCATGAACAGTCAAAGTTTCAAATGACAGCTTACGGTCTTCTGACATAGGTATTTCCTCCCTTTATAAATAAGAATAGAAATCTTTAACAAATAATAATTGTACTCATTCTCTCATAAACGACATCATTTGAAAAGAAAAAAATCTTATTATTCCGGTGTGAATTATTACAATTTTATTTTGCGAATGAAAGCCTGTTCGATAAAAATCAGATAACGCTTTCAATAACAGTTTTTAAGCTAAAAAAACAGGTATACCCTATGTATCTAGTAGAGAGCTTCTACGCATAAAAAACAGAATAGCGGCGGACAAAGCTTGTCCACCTTATCTCACCGCTACTGGTTTACTTATCTTCTATTAGTAACTGCTTTGATTAGTAACTGCTTTGGCTTGTTTCTCCCTTAGCAATCGCTACACCGCCGCTAGTACCAATACGACTTGCGCCTGCTTGTACCATTACATGAGCGTCTTCCGCACTACGAACACCGCCGGAAGCTTTCACACCCACATTAGGTCCAACTGTTGCACGCATCAGAGCGATATCTTCCTTCGTTGCTCCACCTGTAGAGAATCCTGTGGATGTTTTTACGAAGTCTGCTCCAGCTTCAACAGAAAGCTTGCAAGCACGTACTTTTTCTTCTTCCGTTAATAAACAAGCCTCGATAATGACCTTAGTCAGCGCTTTGCCGCGAGCTGCTTCTACAACTGATGCAATATCATGTTTAACCAGTTCATCGTTACCATCTTTCAGCGCTCCGATATTGATAACCATGTCTACCTCACCTGCACCATTCGCAATAGCATTGGTAGTCTCGAATACTTTAGTCTCTGTTGTCGAAGATCCGAGTGGGAAGCCGATAACTGTACATACTTTAACTTCAGGCGTATCCTTCAATACTTCATGGGCAGTAGCTACCCAGGCAGGGTTTACGCAGACCGAAGCAAATTTATAGGCTTTTGCTTCTTCTGCCAATTTAATGATATCTGCTTTCCGTGCATCTGCTTTAAGCAGTGTATGATCAATGATCCCCGATAGTGTAATTTCGCTCATTTCTGTCATTCCTCCATGATTTGGATAGTAAATTTTTTTCATCTCTGTAATCATACCAATAGAACTCTGCTTTGCAAAGTCGACAGGGCAATCAAGCCCACTCCAATCTCGGTTAACTCATTATAAATATACTTGGAGCAGGTCATTATTAACTTAATTATCTTTTCAAGTTAAATTTATACCTTCTTGTATTTTTTAAAATATAAATAACAATCTCCCTAAACTTTCCCATTTAAAAATACGATAATAGTTATATATAAATGGGTTTTTTAGCCTATTTATTAAAATTTTTCTTCAAACTTACTTAGGAGGAGACTGTTTAAAATGGGAAACTTTAATTTCGCCTCAAACGCTGCAGCCCAGAAACTGAATGTACAAGTGGAAGGTTCTATGTCACCTGAGGACGCCGGACGTTTCATTCAGGAGTACAACCAAATCATAAGTACCTTTGACCCGACACAATTTGAGATCATTTTAGATTGCAAGACACTAAACGTATCCTCGCCGGACACTCTTCCTATGCTTGAACAATGCTACATACTGTATAAAGAATCTGGATTTAAAAAAGTGACCTTCATTATTGCCAAAAGCCCTGTCCTAAAAATGCAGCTGAGCCGAGTAGCCCGGGCAACGAAATTAGAGAATTACGAAATTATTGAAGCATAGGAGGTTTCATTTGGGACATATAACCATCCGCCAAGCTGCTTATTACCATCCGGAGCATGTCGTAACTAATGATTATTATTTGGGGCATTTCCAGAGTATGGGCAAGGACATCAAGCGATTCCTGGAAGTCATGGGTCGTGACCGGAGATACATCGTAAAAGAAAAGGATGAGAATGCCCTAACGATGGGATTCAAAGCCGCCCAAAAAGTGTTAAATGAAGCCAATTTGCATGGGGAAGATATGGACATGATTACGTTCGCTTCTCAGACACCGGAATATACCTACCCTACCAACGCACTTCTGCTACACCGTATGCTGCAAGGCAAACACCGGACCATTACACAAGATTCCAATGCCAACTGCGCAGGAATGGTATCCGCCGTGGAGCAGACAAGTCGTTATATGCAAGCTAATCCTAGCATTCGGTACGCGCTCGTCGTGGGCAGTGACTATAGCTCGGTAAATTGCAATACAGATGATGAAATTACTTACCCTAACTTCGGAGATGCCGCAGCAGCTGTCATTCTGGAACGGAGCGAGCAAACTGGCTTCATTGACTCCCTTTATTACACTGATTCTGAGGGCTCTGAGAACATTATGTTCCCTGCTTGCGGTCTTTCGAATATTTATCATGAAGACATTACACCGGAGCAAATTCGGATACGCTGGACCCCCTTTGACGGTACAGTATGTGTAGATGCGGCCGTTGCAGACATGAAGGAGCTTCTCTCAAGAAACGGCCTGACTACAGATGATATATCTGCCTTCTGCCTTTCACAATTCTCTCTCAAAAATATCGAACTCATCCAAGAGGGTCTTGGACTTACTGATGAGAAATTCATCTACGTAGGTGACGAGTTCGGGTATACAGCAACAAGCAGTCCTTTTATCGCCTTTCAACGCGGAGTCGAAGACGGACGAATCAAACGTGGCGATTATGTCTTCTTTTGGTCAGTCGGCGCTGGCTGGCAAATTCCTACAATGCTTTATCAATATTAATAGTATAAAAAGCCCTACTTCTATAGAAGTAGGGCTTTCCCATCAGAGGAGCAGATGTTGAAGCAGACAGCCACGAACTCAAACAGAACAGCAATTGGAAAAATAAATCAGAAATCCAACAATGAATTATTTCGTCAGGGATTGAATATCCACAAATGGAGTCGCTCCCCCTGTTACTGACGGCAGCACGCCGTTCCATTTTTCTAACGCTTTCTCTTGGACCTCAATTTGCTTCAGCTGCACCAGCTCAGGTGTAACCTCCTGCTTCTTAAGTCTTAGAGATTCAGCCTCTGCTTGCGCCTGGGCGATTTTTTGCTTCGCTTCGATTTCAATCCTACGAAGATCATTCTCCGCTTTTAGCGCCTGCTGCTGAGCAACCTGCTTCGCTTCAATGGACTGATTGAACGCCTCCGAGAATTTAAAGTTAACGATGTTAATATCGTTGACGATCAGGTCATATTTTGCCAGCCTAGCAGTTAAATGCTCACTGATCTCACTAGACACTACATCACGGCGCGTAATCAAATCTTCTGCTGGATATTTTGCCGTCACTTCCTTGACGATTTCCTGAATGGCCGGATTGATAATTACATTGTCAAAATTACCTCCGATATTGTTCATCAGATTAAAGGCGGAAGCCTTGTTTACGGAATAATTCACTGCTACATGTGTGGATACAGGTTGAAGATCTTTTGAAGAAGCTGAAGTATCGGTCTCCGCCTTCGTTACCTGCGTATTGACCTGAATTACCGTCTGAATAAATGGAATTTTAAAATGAATGCCGGGTGACAACGTGTTGTCATTTAATTTACCAAAGGTTTTGTACAAACCTACATGCCCATATTCCACAGATACAAAAGAGTTTGCGCCAATCAACAATACAATGAGCACTGCTGCAACACCGCTAACTATTTTTCCCGGACGCAGCTGTTTCAATTTCGGATTCATTTGCATATTCATCCAATACCCCTCCTAGATTATGGATAATCATTTAAGCTTAATCGTCTATACGGAGGTTTGAGGGAATTGGTCGCAGGAAATATTTCAGCAGCACTGGTCATGACGTTATTGCTCTTGGATCAGTCCTTCTAAGGTCAACCGGAATCTTTTGCTCTGCTTGTCCCCGATATTTAAAGCTTCATATATTCCTTCATCCGTTAGCACCACGGAGTCTGCCTTTAAAGCATCATTAACGAAAGTTACCTCAGCGTGATCAACATTCCAGCGGTAAATGTAGGCACTCATCGGATTTCCATGTGCAGCTACACCCTCAATAGATCCATCCCCATCAACATCCAGCTCTTTGGAATGTCCGGTATCTATCTGCAGCAATCCCGAGGGGTTACCACTCTCGTCGATTAAATAATAGTTAGTGAGCGAATTATTTGCTCCTAGTCCACCGGTGATTTTCAGCACCTTTTCGCTAAAAATCCGCACCACTTCTACCTTGATATTCTCCG
This Paenibacillus sp. FSL R5-0345 DNA region includes the following protein-coding sequences:
- the deoC gene encoding deoxyribose-phosphate aldolase, with the translated sequence MSEITLSGIIDHTLLKADARKADIIKLAEEAKAYKFASVCVNPAWVATAHEVLKDTPEVKVCTVIGFPLGSSTTETKVFETTNAIANGAGEVDMVINIGALKDGNDELVKHDIASVVEAARGKALTKVIIEACLLTEEEKVRACKLSVEAGADFVKTSTGFSTGGATKEDIALMRATVGPNVGVKASGGVRSAEDAHVMVQAGASRIGTSGGVAIAKGETSQSSY
- a CDS encoding ketoacyl-ACP synthase III; this encodes MGHITIRQAAYYHPEHVVTNDYYLGHFQSMGKDIKRFLEVMGRDRRYIVKEKDENALTMGFKAAQKVLNEANLHGEDMDMITFASQTPEYTYPTNALLLHRMLQGKHRTITQDSNANCAGMVSAVEQTSRYMQANPSIRYALVVGSDYSSVNCNTDDEITYPNFGDAAAAVILERSEQTGFIDSLYYTDSEGSENIMFPACGLSNIYHEDITPEQIRIRWTPFDGTVCVDAAVADMKELLSRNGLTTDDISAFCLSQFSLKNIELIQEGLGLTDEKFIYVGDEFGYTATSSPFIAFQRGVEDGRIKRGDYVFFWSVGAGWQIPTMLYQY
- a CDS encoding homocysteine synthase; this encodes MSEDRKLSFETLTVHAGQEIDPTTFARAVPLYQTTSYGFRDADHAADLFALKEFGNIYTRLMNPTTDVFEQRLAALEGGAGALATASGAAAISFSILNIAGAGDEIVSAASLYGGTYNLFSTTLPKLGIKVHFVDSDNPENFRAAINDKTKALYAETIGNPQGNVLDIEAVAAIAHEHGIPLIVDNTFPSPYLLRPIEHGADIVVHSATKFIGGHGTSIGGIIVDGGKFDWKASGKFPGLTEPDPSYHGVVYTEAVGPIAYIIKARVQLLRDLGASISPFNSWMLLQGLETLHLRMERHSQNALKVAQYLEAHADVEWVSYSGLPTHPSHELAQKYLPKGQGAILTFGIKGGSAAGRKLIENVKLFSHLANVGDSKSLIIHPASTTHAQLSDEEQTTAGVTPELLRLSIGTESIDDIIYDLEQAIAASQQ
- a CDS encoding heavy metal translocating P-type ATPase, yielding MQATSKHLPQQSSISGSMKKPGAPKRRFDPRAMLSNSEMQAALGSGLLMLLAWSVGGWSEILSIALYVISYTIGGWNKAKEGVETLVKERDLDVNLLMIAAALGAASIGYWNEGAMLIFIFALSGALESYTMERSKKDISSLMALKPATAMRIEQGSMNEVHIDQLVIGDLLLVRPGDLIPADGKVYRGESAVDQASITGESVPVEKYVGSEVFAGTVNGEGPLYIEVTKAAENTLFAKIIKMVEEAETEVPNSQRFIKRLEAIYARVVVASTVALILLPPFLLDWSWSATFYKAMVFLVVASPCALVSSIMPAMLSAISKSARKGVLFKGGVHLENMARTTVVAFDKTGTLTEGTPQVTDFIAGEGYSRQELLTVSASIENMSRHPLAEAIVRKAEEEGLELRGVEDSKTITGWGIEGQIDGHLWRIGKSNLLDELAQSAMNPELEHWKLKRQQLAEEGKTVSIILDGEQIAGMIALQDTVRPQAEAAVRKLQELGIKVAMLTGDRDATAQVIAAITGVDLVFADLLPEDKVKHIKALREKYGHVVMVGDGVNDAPALATATVGMGMGMKGSGAALEIADVVLMNDNIEEIASTISLARRSQRIVKQNMIFAVSVIAVLMISNFVQGIALPFGVIGHEGSTILVILNGLRLLR
- a CDS encoding prohibitin family protein, with amino-acid sequence MNMQMNPKLKQLRPGKIVSGVAAVLIVLLIGANSFVSVEYGHVGLYKTFGKLNDNTLSPGIHFKIPFIQTVIQVNTQVTKAETDTSASSKDLQPVSTHVAVNYSVNKASAFNLMNNIGGNFDNVIINPAIQEIVKEVTAKYPAEDLITRRDVVSSEISEHLTARLAKYDLIVNDINIVNFKFSEAFNQSIEAKQVAQQQALKAENDLRRIEIEAKQKIAQAQAEAESLRLKKQEVTPELVQLKQIEVQEKALEKWNGVLPSVTGGATPFVDIQSLTK
- the aroB gene encoding 3-dehydroquinate synthase, which gives rise to MSANFRVALKKVVDHSYDIEIGETLFSALIEDLKRGIVENVSKFVIITDSKVEALYGQALLEQLIQNDFHAELFSFPAGEKSKTRETKALLEDQLLSRSYGRDCCIIAIGGGAVTDLAGFLAGTFGRGVPSLNYATTLLAAADASIGGKTGVNTPVATNLIGVFHQPSKVYIDLATWRTLPVRELRSGLAETIKHACMADAGFFEYLEQNLEQVVSLEGELILNREVCERIALYNCEIKYGVVEKDELESNLRQILNLGHTAGRALEALSGYELLHGEAIAIGLAIQVQLAERLGYVTPNQTQRVIALLQKAGLPTEIPATITNRMLIDKMYTDKKVRKGRIRFVFQEGIGSMKRFEDGSYSTPVEEHVLTELLDKIRH